A window of the Gossypium hirsutum isolate 1008001.06 chromosome A05, Gossypium_hirsutum_v2.1, whole genome shotgun sequence genome harbors these coding sequences:
- the LOC107962224 gene encoding uncharacterized protein gives MEDQADSAMVSKGLLLMPGSDSKSVGVKRSIDELEGKHDVSLNGIKMRDLDSVIRSEELNGHNSKSMKRKDSSRQLQFSGVVSQVNEVPVTFNFGSQVKRTAEGEKLSPICLPLDLNTDIPTAITESCDNNPEYEEKFERPCSQESNCLTSKGFRLDLNAKDVSSSVNHDLTRHKHVKNMKPKDVSECGSSIGPVEEKDSLRVWKEMKQNGFLSSAHGGISMQSGLFSSSHAGVSMQNGVLSSSHGGIPMPKQRGRKSKNDVLKKKMELAKKEQVDRFTKIAAPSGLLNGLNPGIINHVRNRKQVHSIIEALVKSEKLENLHSESKQASHVKSGTRDDVGKMDHGNMDDSGFHHLSCYHEDGPPNATTMDKRARGYLVPMHQPISSNSEEISGDGDSSMVDQVSEDDALALKLSSSTKASENASSLSNEESTNFNSASSLSIKAATVASQWLELLQQDIKGRLSALRRSKKKVRAVITTELPFLISKEFSSNKGGDHNTARTSADGFSQDAAADMHIARWSSLFDQMDKALSEEEKQLEIWSNQIKGMQLHCDQGLQHMHWNVLYSLPQQGAPANNIRSGSGDSFDRELAVRAAAASIYSTCDFMLSKENVACSLI, from the exons atggaagACCAAGCTGATTCTGCCATGGTTTCTAAAGGCTTGCTTTTGATGCCTGGATCTGATTCCAAG TCTGTGGGTGTGAAGAGAAGCATTGATGAATTGGAAGGAAAACATGATGTTTCACTTAATGGAATCAAAATGAGAGATCTTGATTCTGTCATCCGCTCTGAGG AACTCAATGGCCACAATTCCAAATCTATGAAAAGAAAAGATTCTAGTCGGCAATTGCAGTTTAGTGGAGTAGTATCTCAAGTTAATGAGGTTCCAGTAACTTTCAACTTTGGTTCTCAAGTCAAAAGAACTGCTGAAGGGGAAAAATTATCTCCAATCTGTCTGCCTCTTGATCTTAACACTGACATTCCAACTGCTATAACCGAATCCTGTGATAACAACCCGGAATATGAAGAAAAGTTTGAAAGACCATGTTCACAAGAGAGTAATTGTCTAACCTCGAAAGGCTTTCGCTTGGATCTGAATGCGAAAGATGTTTCTAGCTCGGTAAACCATGATTTAACTCGTCACAAACATGTCAAAAATATGAAGCCAAAGGATGTTTCAGAGTGTGGAAGTTCTATTGGTCCAGTGGAGGAGAAAGACTCGTTAAGAGTTTGGAAAGAGATGAAGCAAAATGGGTTCCTTTCATCTGCTCATGGGGGTATATCAATGCAAAGTGGTCTATTCTCATCATCCCATGCAGGCGTATCTATGCAAAACGGTGTACTATCATCATCTCATGGGGGAATACCGATGCCCAAGCAACGTGGGAGGAAAAGTAAGAATGATGTGCtcaagaagaagatggagcttGCAAAGAAAGAACAGGTAGACAGGTTCACAAAAATTGCTGCCCCAAGTGGACTGCTCAATGGATTAAACCCTGGGATTATAAATCATGTTAGAAATCGGAAACAGGTCCATTCCATAATAGAGGCCTTAGTGAAGTctgaaaaacttgaaaatttgcaTTCAGAAAGCAAGCAGGCAAGTCATGTCAAAAGTGGAACCAGAGATGATGTTGGTAAGATGGATCATGGAAATATGGATGACTCAGGTTTTCATCATCTCAGTTGCTACCATGAAGATGGGCCTCCAAATGCTACAACTATGGACAAGAGAGCAAGAGGTTATCTAGTGCCAATGCATCAGCCGATTTCTTCAAATTCAGAGGAAATAAGTGGAGATGGTGAttcaagcatggtagaccaagtcaGTGAGGATGATGCACTAGCACTGAAGTTGTCATCATCCACTAAGGCATCTGAGAATGCTAGCTCTTTGTCAAATGAGGAATCAACGAACTTTAACAGTGCCTCTTCTCTTTCCATAAAAG CTGCCACTGTTGCGTCTCAATGGTTGGAACTTCTTCAGCAAGATATTAAAGGACGTCTTTCAG CATTGCGACGTAGCAAGAAGAAAGTGCGAGCTGTAATTACTACAGAATTACCTTTTTTAATATCAAAAGAATTCTCCTCTAACAAAGGGGGTGATCATAATACCGCCAGAACTTCTGCTGATGGGTTTTCGCAAGATGCTGCTGCTGATATGCATATAGCAAGATGGAGTTCACTGTTTGATCAGATGGATAAAGCTCTCTCTGAAGAAGAGAAACAGCTT GAAATCTGGTCCAACCAAATAAAAGGGATGCAACTGCATTGTGACCAGGGCTTGCAACATATGCACTGGAACGTGCTTTACAGTTTACCGCAACAAGGAGCACCGGCAAATAATATCAG ATCAGGGAGTGGGGACAGCTTTGACAGGGAATTGGCTGTCAGGGCAGCTGCTGCTTCCATATATTCGACATGTGATTTCATGTTGTCAAAGGAGAATGTAGCATGTTCGCTAATCTGA